One Uloborus diversus isolate 005 chromosome 7, Udiv.v.3.1, whole genome shotgun sequence genomic window, ttttggtcaATTTGAAACCAAATATCGAAAGAAGTggtagataattttaaaatatcatcttctataaaaaaaaaaaaatttgtattattttccttttactatatatttttttcttttcatttcttagaGCCAAATTTCACTCTAGCTTGCTTCCAAACAAATACGGTTTTAGTTATTTATGTTGTAGAGATTATGAAAATCTAAATTCAAAAGTAACTGttctgagtgtttttttttttaactgaggaAATTTCctgtaatttaataattaaataaaaatctaattGAATAATGTAAGTAAATTCTGTTGTTATCTAAAAGAAGATGTTTAAAccttgaaattagaatttttttaaaaattaaaactctgCAAGAGAAAAGCGAAGCTTCAAAAATCAGGAAAAAGTTGATCTCTAGAAAAAGTATAAGTATAAACGGATCTCCATGCGAAAATTTGGATGCATGATGGGCAGTCCTATGACAGTCCTTAAAATCGTCCATCACAaccggaacaaaaaaaaaaaacatattccccaaggaaaaaaaaagaatcattttccTTAATTAATCCGTATAATAGCAATTCtaaataatttataaagaaaatagtGGCAAATGTCTCGCAAAGCTCCCAttataattcaaataaaataaaactcacCTCTTCccggaagaaatatttttaaacagcataAATAATTTAACCTAAGAACTAAATTGCTATCTGTGTAGCAAGAGTAATACCTATTAGATGGAGaggattatttgaaaaaaaaaaaaaaaatattcttgcgaAAAAGAGTTAGTTTTTATGGTTATTCAATTAAATGAAAACgcaaataatttaatcaaaactaCAAACCTTCACAACACCCCCTAATCAATTTCGGGTAGCCAAGCCTTAGTTTTTCGAATGCAAACTCGAAAATTCACTTTTGCTCTTCACATTGTTGAGAATCATATTATAATGCTTTTTTAATGGTGAAGActttcattttgaaagaaaatgtcttgaatattttataaaaatgttactCTTTTTGAaggaaacaaaatttataaacattctaaacaaataaaacattttttaaaaattatgatcgtttttgatcaaaaacagaTCTCCCAGGACCCGAGAAAGACATCAGGGGGGCCCAGGGTCGAATAATTTTTTGGGGCAACATAAATTCAAACtctacaattttagccattggataAAACAATTTCAGACCGTTTCGAGTTTTTCAATATATAACTACGTTTTATACATGGACGCTAATAATAATACAGATAACTTCTTTCGCATCTTCGATAATATGACAAAAAGTTTTTCAAGAAGGGACTCAAACTCagctctgaattaaaaaaaaaaaagtttccgccGAAGAAATGCCGATAATTTATTACCTCAACCATTTAGTGTATTCTCATCACACACAAACAGGTTTTTTTTCGTACTTCCGTTctctttttgcaataaatggcCTTCAGCGATCATAAACGAGCTAAATTTAGATATTTGACCATTAGCAGGAAGCACTACAACTACGACTACTGTTTTTTAAACAATGCGACAATGGGATGGCGAAGATGGCCTTTCCTGTACCACGTTGATGTGTAGTGGTCAGATTTGATCGAGTTAAATGGACTAAGTTCGATGAACGCGttgaaattgaataattttattaaaatatcttttgtcTCACCTCACAGAAATTATCTTAAATTATCTTTGAAACGTGTAGTTCAGAGCTacatattaaaaatggaaaatccTATTTCTCCACAACCATATTTAAATGGACTATCGGACATAACAACAGGTAAAGCTGAATGCTTGCGTAAGATTGTTGACGAGTTATTCTGACGTAAATTTTTTGTGGAATGTTTTGTGTTgataattttattaagaaaaacaaatgaatagGTCTTAAATTCATTAGTACCGTGAAATAATAATCTGGTGTCCGCTTTGTTTACATTGTTGTTTGTCACTTTTAACACATATATGTTCACAAGCTGCACGTAAAATTTTATCTCAAGTAAACAATGTTAGTAAAATGTATCTCATGTGTAGCTTTTGGAATGGGAGTTTAATTTGCTGGAGTTAATAAGCATTTAACGTTTATAATTTTGTGACGTTTATTTTTACTCAGTAAGATCTGTTAATTTAAAGGTTATTTGGTTTAGACAAAAGAATAATTTGCAAATTCAATTTTGCTTACCTACATTGTTTATACTTCAAAGTAAGCTATGCATCTACTGTGAAATATGATGAgttgtaaatttttgaatttaaaaataaattttaagaaagtttttttggaCAATTTATTATCTCGAAGTAATTTACTTGTCTGGTTTATGATAAATCTGTGTCAGTATACTTATtggaatttttctcaatttcaggTGGTATAAAAAGGTACACTCATGATCATTTACCGCCAAGGCCTGTGGTATTTTGTGGACCATCGGGAAGTGGAAAATCTACGCTTTTGAAGTATTTGATGAACGAGTTCCCGGAGTACTTCGGCTTTAGTATTTCACGTGAGTGATTTACTGTAAAAAGTTAGTGTCTACTAATCCAATTTCACTTTTCACCATGTCttcacaattttcaaaattttaaaggaaatgtgcttatttacataaatattaaacattatgTTGCACTGAAATTCCTGTTTTCCCTTTAAATTCGAATAACTTTACCGGAGAAATGTAACTGACAAATCATGAAGCTGCTTTGAGAAACTAATTTTGTTTCCACCAACTCTTATTAGTTTGTCACACAAATTCCTACTTCATATGATTTGCATTTGATACATTGATTATATATGtctttgaccttttttttaacctatcatttaaatttaaaagataaaaaaaattctaaaaacataaaacattagTATTTTGgtataaagaattttaaaaaagatcaaaatgtagtttttgactACGTATAGCAAAGAATTGTTTTGAGAAGAAAAATataatctgaaaattaaaaatatgtgtaaataTTGGGTAAAACAGCCTATTTAGATAAGTGAAATTGCATACAAGAGGTCTATAGTATGTAGACAACACATGATGAGAGGTTGAACAACATTAAACGTTTTAAACTGACTTAATTCCTTTGCACtaaataaacattttgttaaCTAAGAAAACACAAGCATGTAACTTTTCTTAAAGATTCATTCACTTATATGTTGGGCTGTACCCTATAGTTAAGGAAAATTTCGCAAATTCGGGGGCATGTTCAGGCAATTGGCCTACACATCACATAAAGTGCTCCAACTAATATGAGATGTCTACCTATGATTATCTGTCATAATTGATTAGCGATTTTCctgtttctgaaatattaatggcaggaataaatttaagtttctactatcaaaaataaaacagaTGTTAAAAGACAATGACTTCTTATAGAGCTGCAAATgtgtaaagaaataaaacttttaagtaTTTAGTTTGAGGGATCCATCCCCCTACGCTTTCCCTCGACTATACGTCTAATTTAAACAAAAGgctatttaactttttttattgccATAAAGTGCTGAAGACATGCATAATAAAACAATCACATGCTTTACGTAATTACTTTGTTACTAacactgaaagttttaaaaccttttataATCTCTTCAAGAttcttttctgtttcaaaaaactAACATAAGAAAatctatatatgtatgtgtgctcaatataatattttctttttcttacagaTACTACCAGAAAGCCAAGACCAGGAGAAAAACCTGGAAAAGGTAAAttatgcatgttttaattttgttttttttcataagtgtttttttcaaaagcatttgaAATTCTATTTGACAAATTTCTTTACCAGGAATATTTTCAGTctgattattttcaaatatttatatttagacaaaatatttttgagatttgTGTAATTACGCTACGTACCACTGAAAACTGTTATTGAGATTGCATTCAAGATAAAAAGAGATTCAGATCAAATTACAGTTAAAAACCAAAGAAGGTAATGTTTATTTGGTTTACAGTGAAACCTCGGTTAGGTGTAAAACAATGTTTTGAGTATTTTAGTTGTACTAGGTTAATCAACTAAAAAATACATTGTTAACAATGAAACATTTCAGTAAGGTTTTTCTTCGGGAACTGATAGAGGTTTCTGCCGCGCCCTGTGACAACAAGTAACTATTTAACTGAAAGTAGGTAGATTCAGTGTAATTGGTTGAgggcaaattaatattttaaaaatgtttccagTGTGAAAtcaaaattcttattttcaatttgtttttgaattcatttttttctaaaagaattttATACCCTGCATTTTTAGATAAATCTTAgcagtttattgaaatttgaatttgaTCAATGAAGTTTTGAAGTATAGCAATCGAGTTTAATTTAATCTTGAATGCATTCAAGTGTCTTGATGCTTCAATGACTTTGTTAGACATACTGATTGTTTACACTTGACTCTTTATCATTAGTGTTGATTGAATTTCTTCAAACTTAATCGTAATTATCCATGGCCAAGATGCCACTTTTCTGTCCTATATAGTGTCTTGTATCCacgtttttataaaaatataaatctaaTTTCTGTTTTGGGATTTTTTGGTGAAttaaatgggggagggggggggagttctcttctacaatagctaggctatgcactggacatttcaaggacatgaagatattaccaactaataataaatcctatcccatctgcaagcactgtccccatttacaactcaccccggatcatgtttttaattgtcaggccattattcgctccctcctccaacttagcaccaccaattgaaatcctgtatagccatcgggctccagaattagcagatcttgttatcaagacttttggagacatctaaatctttcgcactctgcacgtcatcagacacgacaacaacaacgggggggggggggggggagtagtgcTCAAACAAATTTGTTAAATAAGAACAGATGGGAACAATCACAAAAAAAACCCTgatatttttggggaaaaaaccCTTATTTCCTCTGAATAGTATTACATAATTATGTAGATGATTaatcaaaataattagttattcaAGAACGCTCATATTAATTATCTATTTAGTTAGTTTGGAATTTTGATATTATGTTAAAGTAGctatttcaaagtttaattttgaCCAATGAAATTTCTGTTTGGGAAAATATGAACTTGAAAACATTTGTGGTATCTCTTTGACAAATGGGAAATGTtgaaaaaacttatgtttttttaaagagtGGCAACCCTGTTCATTGtgcttttaaattgaaactagTGTCTCTTGCTTAAAATATCTCTTTTTCTTCTCCAGATTATAACTTTGTGAGCAGATCTGAGTTTGAAAGAGCGATTGAAAACAATGAATTTCTGGAATATGCTGAATTTTCTGGAAATATTTATGGCACTAGGTAATTTAAAATTAGTTGATTAGCAACAATATTTAATTGACTTTCAATATTAATTGCCACTAACTATTTTGATGTATGTACTAAATCATTGAAAATATCAATTATTGTTTGTTACAGTAAAAAAGgtgtaaaatgtgttcaaaaccAAGGAAGGATATGTATCCTGGATATTGAAATTGAAGGTGTGAAGAATGTAAAAAAGACTGATCTGAATCCTAGATTTATCTTCATAAAACCACCCAGTTTGCAAATATTGGTAAGTCAAACAGTtacaattttatttatgaattacatttatttttaaatactttcaagTGTTATTATTTCCTAAATTTTGACAgttataataatattatttaaagaataGTATTGTTTGGATGAATAACTTTGAACTTTCTTAAGCATTcattctaaattttcaaaaatttctaataatgccaatgtgtatacatttttaaaaattatttatctcttatgtaaaatgttttttttttaatattcatataTTAGCACCTACTCTCTAGAGTAATAACTGTAAACTTCAACATAAACATACTAAAGCATACATAGCAGTTATGTAAAGGTCGTCAAAAAGCAGTAAACATACTAAATTTAAACATCTTACTtgttttctgaattgtttttgctttatttCCTTAAGTAAGGTTATGAGTTGTGTttaacaaatttttcaattttatttataggAAGAGCGTTTGCGAGGTAGAGGCACCGAAAGCGAAGAGAGTATTCAAAAAAGACTAGCCAGAGCAAAGGAAGAACTTGCATATGGTAAGTTTAACGATAATTTATAACAACGATActtcaaaaaatgtgaaaattttatactGCTTGAAATGTAAACTACAAAACCGAAGTCtcatcaaaaagaaatatttatgttggatttttttaaaattcttttttacctatttatattttaatcttgAACTTAGAGCTTCTTTTCCCATGATTTTCTTCCCTTTTCTCCTCAATTagttcaaataaatgaaatgaatgcTTAGCCCACTAGCTTaacatttcttttcttatgcCTCATGTCTTTGTAAGTGTATTCCTCTTATAAGCTAAAAACGAATTGCCTTCTTTATGAGCTAAAGAATTAGCTGAGGGTGACAAGTGCTAATTTGTGTATTAATTTAATAAAGTTAATTACTGTTGGTGATTCCTTTAGCAGAATTTTGTTTCATCAGCCTGCAGcgcagataaaaataaataaataaataaaatagtctGCTAAGTAAGCAGTTGTTAAATTAAGCATAAAATCTAAAACAGCACCAAGA contains:
- the LOC129225568 gene encoding guanylate kinase-like isoform X1 → MNALKLNNFIKISFVSPHRNYLKLSLKRVVQSYILKMENPISPQPYLNGLSDITTGGIKRYTHDHLPPRPVVFCGPSGSGKSTLLKYLMNEFPEYFGFSISHTTRKPRPGEKPGKDYNFVSRSEFERAIENNEFLEYAEFSGNIYGTSKKGVKCVQNQGRICILDIEIEGVKNVKKTDLNPRFIFIKPPSLQILEERLRGRGTESEESIQKRLARAKEELAYGEVPGNFDFVLVNDDAEDTYKQLRSYLMPDIEELKKRKRI
- the LOC129225568 gene encoding guanylate kinase-like isoform X2; the encoded protein is MTSILPASPLPQVKDFPWNCRYPRLELNFGGIKRYTHDHLPPRPVVFCGPSGSGKSTLLKYLMNEFPEYFGFSISHTTRKPRPGEKPGKDYNFVSRSEFERAIENNEFLEYAEFSGNIYGTSKKGVKCVQNQGRICILDIEIEGVKNVKKTDLNPRFIFIKPPSLQILEERLRGRGTESEESIQKRLARAKEELAYGEVPGNFDFVLVNDDAEDTYKQLRSYLMPDIEELKKRKRI